Part of the Coturnix japonica isolate 7356 chromosome 20, Coturnix japonica 2.1, whole genome shotgun sequence genome is shown below.
TAGGAGGGGCGTGATATTTAAGCACCAGAGTCTTCACCTCTTGAATACTCTGTTTGCCCATGTAGCTCAAACATAGCTCTGAATTCATTATCTCCAAGGACATCATTATCACACAGAGATTACACAGCTCActtggcttttgttttatctCTTCTGGAGGTCTCCCTGGTTCTCAGCATTGCTTTCTCATGCCCTCTATCTTGCCGCCCCACAGCTTCAGCTCTGAATAGTCTTGTATTCCAACAGGTGCAGAGGTGCATCCAGGGTCTTCTGAAGGCCTTCAGGCATGCCGGGAACACCTCGACCAGAGCCACACCGGATGAGTGGCAGAAGATCAGGTGAGCTTTGGAGGTCCTTAGAGAGCTCTCCTTGTCACCTTTGGGCAGGGCTCCCTGACAGCAGGCCTCCCAGAGCTCACTTGTAGCCCAGGTGCTGCCTGAGCCTTATAGCTCTGCTCTGATACGGAACTCACCATCGCAGATGCCGTGATGTTGGCATCTAACACTGCACTTAAGGCCTTTGATTGCAGCTCATTCTCTACAATATTCTTCATTCTTAAACTATTTCAGTGACTATGGATTTGGCGCACTCAAGAAAcaattcctcctcctcctccacacaCTGGAGAGGGTGTTTTCAGTGCACTTCTTTACAGCGCTGCGACTCAGATGAGACACCTCAGCAGCGCTTGGTATCAGTTGGATCATGGGCAACTTTTCTCTCTGGCTTGTTGCTGGGCTCTGTTCTTATAAGCAtcatccttccttcctgctctgccaTGACAGAGGCACctgtgatggctgcagctgcctctgaGAAAGATGGTTGGTGGGAAGCTTGAATATTGAATATTCAGCACCAAACTCCTGCTTGGAGTGAGAAGCTACAGAGGATTGCAACACGTTGCAGACActtccagcagcttctcagGAGGCTTTGTCAAGGGAAGCCTGCTAGGATGTGTTGGGAGTTGGCTGAGAGAACAGGAAGGACATGATAACCTCAAGGATATTACATCCTTGTAAGAAAGCTTAATGaacaagagaagcagaaaaacaagaactaGGCAGTGGCGAGGATAGAAGTTGTGATGTTGTCAGGATTTTATTAGACTATGTAGTTGGGACAAGGCAACCAATTGTATGTTGCACAGTATGCTAATTACCCAGTCTTCTTATGTCATGATTGTATCTAGTGTATTCTAGCTAGATTTCAAGGAATTCATAGCATTCTGCAGCACGTTTGCTACAAGTTCCCTtgcctgctgtgcagcatcCAGCTCAGGGCTGGAAGGGGACATCTCTGACGGCTCTGCTCTCTCTGTACTTCCGAGCAATCTTTGTCTGATTCTGATGGAGGCTCTCCTTAAGGCATCAGCAGATGGATCCAGCGCCTTCACCTCCTCCAACGCTTCTTTCTCCTGAGTCCCATCCACCTCTTGAAGACGCTGATCTTCCCTGTGCTGAGACATAGCTCTAAACTCATGACCTCCAGGGAAGCGTAGCTTTCCTGTTGAGGCAGCATCAGCACAGACGCTTTGAGGGAGCTTGGCACCTCTGCTGCCTGTCTCAAGTTTAGGCAACTTGACAGGCACCTTCATTGCACGTCCTGTGTTCTTTGAACATCCCTGAAGCTCCTGCTGAAGCAAAGCCACTTTCAGCCTTCTATGCTGACCAGACTGATGAGTACTGGTTTATGAGGCTGCAGTGGAAAGTGCAAGCCACTTTCCAGGTCACCCCACACCAGTATGCTGTGGTAACTCATCCCCAAGCTGGGTTGTCCTTTCCATGCATCAATGCCCAGCCCACAcctcttctgctttccccatctccctcagATCCATCAAGTAAAGCCCATGCCCTCAGTGCCATGCCACTCTACACGTGCCTGCCAGCACTGGACTTTGCCTACCTCTTCTCGCCTCTTTATATTCTCATGCTCCATCTTCAGCCTGGTCAGGTACTGCCTGTACTCATTGAACTCTTTCAGAGTGCAGACGACCTACAGAGAGACAAGGGTAGATGGTACCCAAAAACTGCCGAGCTAGCTGCCCACCAATGTGCAggcccccagcagcaggggagctgctcctctgcacCCTTCCTGACCCAAGCTGGGGTCCCGctgcctcctccctccttcccacgGCTGAGAAGACTCCTGGCTGCATGAAAAACCCCTGGAAAGCCCTCCTGAGGAGACCCGTGTTGGTCAGCCCAACAGCCAAACCTACTCTGCCATCCTTGGTGACCAAGCCCCTGTTCTTCAGGTTCCGCAGGTTGGCTTTGTGGTCGTAGTAGCCCCGCAGATGCGGGTCATGCAGGCTGTTGTACTCTGTGCGCAGATTGCGACTGTACGGATCTCCCAGGTCAAACTGAGGAGAAGGCTGGTGGAGCTGGAAGAGATGTGTTGTAGAGTGTGAatggggaaggagagagcagcaaagagaCAGAGACACTTCCAAGCTGCTCACACCCACAGGCTGGCCTCTTGCCTCTTTCCCAAACAGTCATGTCTGGGTTTTCCTAAGTCCTCCAAGAGGGAGAGCAGAGGGTTGCACCCTCCTCCAGGAACGACCCGGTCTCCACATTTCTGGCTGTGCCAGATGAGTGCCTGGCCCCGGCATCCCAACACAtggccagcagctgcctgcttgCCTGGTGCCAGATAAGGTGAGGGAACTGCTGCTGATAAGCTCATCCGGTGTGAAAATCCCAGTTTTCAGACCCTCTCCTGACTGGTGGGCACTGCTATTGACCAGCCCTTGGTTGTCTCCCTGCTGTGGAGCCAGAAGCATCCCCTCATTCCCGTATGCAGTTGGGGCAAAGGGCCATAGGTCCCACAGTAGAGCCGGTGGCCACAAGGCCTCCTTGGCATGGCGGCAACCCCAGGAAACAAGAGCCCTTTTTGAcgcttccctcctcctctcaccTTTTCCCCCAGCTTTCTCCTGGCGAAAAGGAGCTTGGTGCCGGGCTGCACAGGGATTTTAACCCCGAGTGGAAGGTCCAACAGCCAGCTACCTCCTGCTCCAACTTCCTGTCCTCTGGGTCGGAGCTAGAAAGACAAAGACACGCTTGGACACTCAGACACTCCATTCCCCTCTCCAGCCCACCTCCGCTCCCTTTGGCAGCTCCCTCCCCACTTCTGTAACCGATGCTGGGATGTGCAGAGAGGTGCGATTCCCTGCAAGCCTTCTCCAGCACCAGCATGAGGAGAAGTGTCCCTCAGCCTCTGGAGAGCATCTacagccccagagcagccctgcataCCCCAGGCTACTGCACTCAGCCCTCTCTTGATGTAGCAGCGCTCACCTTTCCGCTCTTCCCCGCTCTGCTCAGAAATTCATCTGGATTTCGGAATCCAGCACTGCAACAGCACTCCATGGCTCCTGGTAGGAACTCTCTGAGAGCTGCAACCCTCCGCTACCACCTCTCACTCCAGCAGCAGCGAACTGAGGCCACCCCAGCCGGAGTTCCAGCCTGCAGCTTTATGTCACTCTCACCCACTGTTGCATCACAATGACGTGCAATGACACGCGGCAAGCCTGCAGCTGCATGGAGGCCCTTCTGGGTGCACTCGTGCTAAGCTGCTCCAGCTGGCCCTGCTTTGAGCCTGGGGCCTGGCCTGGGTCACTTCCACAGCCTTCTTCCCACCGCAACGCTTTTGTCATTCTCTGAACAATACAGACATCCTCGTATATCAGCACAAAACATGGAATGTCCacacagaaaagctttgcttgtttgtttcagtgctcaCAAACGCGTCATTCTCAGTAGCTGTGTAAGAACATTTCATGCAGGTCACTCCTATTTTAACAACTCCCAAAGCCGCCTTCTTCAAAAGATCCGTGCAGCctaccagcagctgctgtgcttagaatcatagcattgctcaggttgggaaagaccttcaagatcaagtccaacctcaacgTAAACATACCACCTAAACTCATTGCAGTCCACAGCTAAGTCACATCCCTGAGCACTTCCTGAAATTCCCACATCTATGGCCCTCCATCCTGCAGCATTTCTCCCTCAGTCTCCCTCATGCTTCATCACGCAAGGCAGGAGGTTTTGCATCAGCAGACAAGGGCTTCTCTCTGCCACTCCCTGACTCTGCCCTTCTCCTCCCCTATCCCTCCAGCATGCCTGCTCCACCAGCACTCCTGAGAAGAGCCACAGTGTTAGTTCAATCTTTGTGCCCAGTGCGCAGAAATGAGCAGATGGTCAGAGTCTACACAGAAGACCAAACTTCATTAGATAGTGTAGCAACCTTTCTCCTGCCCATGTTTCTTCAAAAGCCCAAGAACTGTTGAGGTACCTACACAGGCAGCCTTCCACAAAACTGTGGGGTCCCAGTGGCAGGGGAGCCACCCCATGCCGCACCATCCCCTGCCATAAAAGAGGGGCCACAGATTTCATCCCATCCAGGATTGAGCTGCCTCCTCAACACTCAGGCAGTGCAAGGCATCCAGACAACAGCAGGAGTGGGAACTGCCAACAGGGTGTTGGGGCTAAGCATGTTCCCAGGGAAAGCAGCACAACCGCCTTGTGTCCTCCACCAGTGACAGGTGGCTGCAACAAGTGCTCTGGAAACCCATCCCAAGGAGGCCTGTGTTGGTCGCTTCAATATTCAAACCTACTGTGCCATTACTGGCCCttagaatcatcatagaatcacaaggttggaaaggacctacaagatcatccagtccaaccattctccCTTTACTATAcgtacagtgacaataatgaaaagatggtagtacatatccaaaaggttatttacaggaaaaactcacctgtaTGGAAGCCctcagtctgctgggaaacactaAGGCAATCACCACCAAGGAccaatctccaagagatgctgccatagtggtggtcagcctttaaatgaggtctagaggaggtggagtcaagctccaccccttccaggagcacagctccattactcttacctgtgctcccacagctgacccaacacttgcctcagctgattaatcagaggttcaggctgtgattaccaatctcccatacCCCATAGCTACAGGAAAACACTAACCCACctctcctagctccctatccagacacctcttgaacactgctagggacagtgactccaccacctccctgggcagacattccagtgcctgagagaaaaagtttattCTTATGTCCAGTataaacctcttctgatacaactGGAGGGTCCTAATGAGTAGCTGAGAGGGCAGGGGCAGTGCAGTAGGAGGGGCATGATATCTAAGCACCAGGGTCTTCACCTCTCGAAGACTCTGGGTTTGCCCGAGCAGCTCCAACATAGCTCTAATTCATGGTCTCCAGGGAAGCATAGCTTTCTTGTCGAGGTGGTATCAGTAGAGCTGCTTCCAGAGAGCTTGGAGCTTTCCCTGCCCCATTCTGAGCAGCTTCATTGCACATTCTGTACCCTTCAAGCTCACTGATGGCCATGCTGATCCAAAGCCACTTTCAGCCTTCTGCGTTGGCCAGACTGGACAGTATTGCCTGGAGGACGGCTGCAGCGTCTCAGGCACGGACTCAGgtgtgaacgatccaaatcgtttattacaagttttcacatcccttatataccttcacaggttgttattttctaactttcccatccgcccttacaactttcccaaacaccttacatgtcaacaaagcattctacaaaacactttNNNNNNNNNNNNNNNNNNNNNNNNNNNNNNNNNNNNNNNNNNNNNNNNNNNNNNNNNNNNNNNNNNNNNNNNNNNNNNNNNNNNNNNNNNNNNNNNNNNNNNNNNNNNNNNNNNNNNNNNNNNNNNNNNNNNNNNNNNNNNNNNNNNNNNNNNNNNNNNNNNNNNNNNNNNNNNNNNNNNNNNNNNNNNNNNNNNNNNNNNNNNNNNNNNNNNNNNNNNNNNNNNNNNNNNNNNNNNNNNNNNNNNNNNNNNNNNNNNNNNNNNNNNNNNNNNNNNNNNNNNNNNNNNNNNNNNNNNNNNNNNNNNNNNNNNNNNNNNNNNNNNNNNNNNNNNNNNNNNNNNNNNNNNNNNNNNNNNNNNNNNNNNNNNNNNNNNNNNNNNNNNNNNNNNNNNNNNNNNNNNNNNNNNNNNNNNNNNNNNNNNNNNNNNNNNNNNNNNNNNNNNNNNNNNNNNNNNNNNNNNNNNNNNNNNNNNNNNNNNNNNNNNNNNNNNNNNNNNNNNNNNNNNNNNNNNNNNNNNNNNNNNNNNNNNNNNNNNNNNNNNNNNNNNNNNNNNNNNNNNNNNNNNNNNNNNNNNNNNNNNNNNNNNNNNNNNNNNNNNNNNNNNNNNNNNNNNNNNNNNNNNNNNNNNNNNNNNNNNNNNNNNNNNNNNNNNNNNNNNNNNNNNNNNNNNNNNNNNNNNNNNNNNNNNNNNNNNNNNNNNNNNNNNNNNNNNNNNNNNNNNNNNNNNNNNNNNNNNNNNNNNNNNNNNNNNNNNNNNNNNNNNNNNNNNNNNNNNNNNNNNNNNNNNNNNNNNNNNNNNNNNNNNNNNNNNNNTCCCAGTGCCCTGTGGCCATATTTCGAATGTTAACCATTGGCCGTTCCTTGAGCACTGGGGAGCCCCCAAAATGACGATCCACACGAGTTGTATTTGTATGATCACGATTCAAAATAGTTAACACAAACAAAGCCTTACATAATCTTTCTTGTGGTGTGTCTTCCATACTCCCCCTTTTTCATTATTACGAgtacatttcagtgtttgatcAGCACACTCAATGATAGCTTGTCCAGTGGGAGAATGAGGGATGCCTGTAATATGTCTAACTCCCCATTCTTGAAGGAAAGTTTGAGTGGCCTTAGAAGTATAAGCGGGCCCATTATCTGTTTTTATCGTATGAGGGATTCCCATAGCAGCATAAGCAGATAACCAGTGTTTACGGGTGTCGCGACTGCGTTCACCTGTATGTGCTGTGGCAAATATGTAAGAAGAATGAGTATCTATCGTTACGTGTACGTATTTTAGACGGCCAAATTCAGGAACATGAGTGACATCTGTCTACCAGAGTTGAAGAGGGGCTGTTCCACGCGGATTTGTCCCAGTTTGAGGCAAAGGGACAATTGCCTGGCAGTCTGGGCATGTTAGAATAATGTTACAGGCTTGATCCACTGTCAGTTGGAATTGTTTTTGTAAGGCTCTCCTGTTCTGATGGAAAAATTGATGGGAGAGTCGTGCTTGCTCAAATAATTGAGGAGTAGCAAAAGCGACTGTGGCTTGATCAGCCTTACGGTTGCCCTCAGTTAAAGGACCAGGCAATGTAGTATGCGATCGAATGtgcataataaaataaggaagagTACGGTGAGAAACATAATGCAAGACTCGTTTGAGCTGTACAAACAAAACCGGATTATTAACTTCCTTAAGAAAGGATCCTTCAATCCGCTGAATGATACCTGTAACATACAAAGAGTCAGTTATTATATTAAGCTTTTGATCTGAAAAAATTTGGAAGCCTCACTACTGCAAGCAAGTCTAACAACTTGAGGTGATCCATCAACAACATGTACATCTGACGCCCATTGTGTACAGTCGCACCCAGGAACCACTGCTTGGTGTGTCTATCGCCAGAACCATCGTAAATACAGTAACCAGCATAGTAATATGGAACATGTGAAAGGTAAGTAATGTAGCAATGGATATCAGCAATTATGTAGTAATCGAGGTTTTGAGATGAGTGACAATTGTCCTGTAGTCTCCCATATGCAGAtctgaaaaacacaagaagTGCTCGCAAGCATCAATCATAAATCTTTCTTAATAGAGGTACGTATATGCAATCAGGCAAGGCTGTAGAATTGTAAACGTGTCGCCACTCGCTCTCATAGCATAGCAAACTATTCCACTTGTAAGAAGTAATAGATGTTTATTAAAACTGCTAGAGAGTAAAAAATACCCATTCGAGAAATAATGAAGATCCTTTCTGAGCATCATTCCCATGACATAAACAGCTCAATATGGGATTAGACAGTATGGACATCTATTATGAATGTACTGAGTATAAACAAACACGAGGCGTACACGATTATTGCACTGATTTATTACAGAGTCtaagcttttctgttctgcGGTTAAATTGTCTTTAGAATTAATCGGGCCTTCAGTATTTGAATAAGACGCAGCTCTCTGAGTAGTAATTCCCAAAAAGTGCCGCAACAAATTGATGTCCTAAATATTCTGACAGATCGGATTTAACGTCCATACGTTGAGCGGATACTATTTGAGATTCGTGCTGGAAGTGTGAAATGCCAAACTTCCATCCCTAATATTCCATGAAACATAAGTTGCACGTTTTCTATCTGCGTGTGTGTAAGCCAATAATCTTGCACTGCCTCCCAGAACGAGCAGAAAGCGTTCCTTAGACCCCTTCCTTGTTCCTATAAGAATATCATCCATGCATAATGATAGAAAAGACATGAGTCTAGCCTTTCTACTAGGTTGTAATGGCATTCTACAGTCAAATGACACTATTGTTGGACTATTAAGCATTCCTTGTATGTAACACTGTCCAATGATACCGCTCAGCAGGCTTATGTAG
Proteins encoded:
- the LOC107322827 gene encoding uncharacterized protein LOC107322827 isoform X1, with the translated sequence MECCCSAGFRNPDEFLSRAGKSGKLRPRGQEVGAGGSWLLDLPLGVKIPVQPGTKLLFARRKLGEKLHQPSPQFDLGDPYSRNLRTEYNSLHDPHLRGYYDHKANLRNLKNRGLVTKDGRVVCTLKEFNEYRQYLTRLKMEHENIKRREEQELQGCSKNTGRAMKVPVKLPKLETGSRGAKLPQSVCADAASTGKLRFPGGHEFRAMSQHREDQRLQEVDGTQEKEALEEVKALDPSADALRRASIRIRQRLLGSTERAEPSEMSPSSPELDAAQQARELVANVLQNAMNSLKSS
- the LOC107322827 gene encoding uncharacterized protein LOC107322827 isoform X2; its protein translation is MECCCSAGFRNPDEFLSRAGKSGKLRPRGQEVGAGGSWLLDLPLGVKIPVQPGTKLLFARRKLGEKLHQPSPQFDLGDPYSRNLRTEYNSLHDPHLRGYYDHKANLRNLKNRGLVTKDGRVVCTLKEFNEYRQYLTRLKMEHENIKRREEELQGCSKNTGRAMKVPVKLPKLETGSRGAKLPQSVCADAASTGKLRFPGGHEFRAMSQHREDQRLQEVDGTQEKEALEEVKALDPSADALRRASIRIRQRLLGSTERAEPSEMSPSSPELDAAQQARELVANVLQNAMNSLKSS